A window of the Phaseolus vulgaris cultivar G19833 chromosome 5, P. vulgaris v2.0, whole genome shotgun sequence genome harbors these coding sequences:
- the LOC137835561 gene encoding cellulose synthase-like protein H1, with protein MANQEHDLPLYEKVWLKRTFQRVIDTFILFLLLLLLSNRVFSSNTFTFPCFLLAFICESWFTFNWIVILNSKWSPAITITHPDRLLQRIQELPPVDLFVTTADPVLEPPIITVNTVLSLLALDYPTNKLACYVSDDGCAPLTFYALVEASKFAKHWVPFCKRHNIQVRAPAKYFSDVTIYKNEDSLEFRQEWLQMKEMYDNLSHKIEEVTHKTIPSQLDGEFAVFSNTEQRNHPSIIKVILENKEGLFDGLPYLIYVSREKRPQYNHNYKAGAMNVLTRVSGLMSNAPFMLNVDCDMIVNNPKIVLHALCILMDSQKGKEVAFVQCFQQFIDGIKDDPFGNQMVTAFEYIIQGIGGLQGPFYVGTNTFHRRNTIYGLYPHEIETIIKGKSEENILIQQFGSSKEFIKSAAHVVGGNGYSANDITPSNFIEAATQVANCEYECGTFWGKQLGWLYGSISEDVPTGLNIHRKGWRSECCTPDPIAFTGCAPGGLLSTMIQQKRWASGLTVVFFGKHSPLMAMLFGKIQFRTCLSYFWPTIWGLRGAFLVCYVAVIAYCMIANTSIFPQGLGLWIAISLFVIYNIHTLLEHLTIGLSITNWWNNQRMCVMRTTTACFIGFLSAMLKLSGISDTVFEITEKEHTTSDADGNNADAGRFTFDESPVFVVGTTILLVHLAGMVIKLLGLQPSDSGNGSGIGEFICSTYLIVCYFPYLKGLFGRGKYGIPLTTICMSSVFALVFVQLCRSNIMS; from the exons ATGGCCAACCAAGAACATGATCTCCCTCTCTATGAAAAAGTTTGGCTCAAACGCACATTTCAAAGAGTCATAGACACCTTCATTTTATTCCTCCTCCTCTTGCTTCTTAGTAACCGAGTTTTCTCATCCAACACCTTCACTTTCCCATGCTTCCTCCTTGCTTTCATATGCGAATCTTGGTTCACCTTCAATTGGATTGTCATTCTCAACTCCAAGTGGAGTCCTGCAATCACCATTACTCACCCAGATCGTCTCTTGCAAAG GATTCAAGAGCTTCCACCAGTGGACTTGTTTGTTACAACAGCAGACCCTGTACTTGAACCCCCCATTATCACAGTCAACACTGTTTTATCTCTTCTAGCCCTTGATTATCCTACAAACAAGCTAGCTTGCTATGTTTCTGATGATGGCTGTGCTCCTCTTACTTTCTATGCCCTTGTGGAAGCCTCCAAATTTGCTAAGCATTGGGTTCCTTTCTGTAAGAGGCATAACATACAAGTGAGAGCACCCGCCAAATACTTCTCTGATGTTACCATATACAAAAATGAAGACTCACTTGAATTCAGACAAGAATGGTTACAAATGAAG GAGATGTACGACAATCTAAGCCATAAAATAGAAGAGGTGACTCACAAAACAATTCCATCCCAACTTGATGGAGAATTTGCTGTTTTCTCAAATACAGAACAAAGAAATCATCCAAGCATAATTAAG GTTATATTAGAAAACAAGGAAGGTCTCTTTGATGGGTTGCCTTACTTAATCTATGTATCCAGAGAAAAGAGACCTCAGTACAATCACAATTACAAAGCCGGTGCTATGAATGTCTTG ACAAGAGTCTCTGGATTGATGAGCAATGCCCCCTTTATGTTGAACGTAGACTGTGACATGATTGTGAATAATCCCAAGATTGTTCTACACGCTCTGTGCATTTTGATGGATTCACAAAAAGGGAAAGAAGTTGCTTTCGTTCAATGTTTTCAACAATTCATCGATGGAATAAAAGATGACCCTTTTGGAAATCAGATGGTGACTGCATTTGAG TACATAATACAGGGCATAGGTGGACTTCAAGGACCTTTCTATGTAGGAACAAACACCTTCCATAGAAGAAACACTATTTACGGTCTTTATCCTCATGAAATTGAAACCATTATAAAAG gaaaatcagaagaaaatatattaatacaacAATTTGGAAGCTCAAAAGAGTTCATCAAATCAGCAGCCCATGTTGTGGGAGGGAATGGATATTCAGCTAATGATATTACTCCTTCCAACTTTATTGAGGCAGCAACCCAAGTTGCTAATTGTGAATATGAATGTGGCACTTTCTGGGGTAAACAG TTGGGCTGGTTGTATGGATCAATCTCAGAAGATGTACCAACAGGGTTGAATATTCACAGAAAAGGTTGGAGATCAGAGTGTTGTACCCCAGATCCAATTGCCTTCACAGGATGTGCTCCTGGAGGATTACTCTCTACAATGATACAACAAAAGAGATGGGCCTCAGGCCTTACTGTAGTCTTTTTTGGAAAGCATTCTCCTCTTATGGCCATGCTCTTTGGTAAGATCCAATTCAGGACATGCTTGTCTTATTTTTGGCCTACAATCTGGGGCTTGCGTGGTGCATTCCTAGTTTGCTATGTTGCTGTAATTGCATATTGCATGATTGCCAACACCAGTATCTTTCCTCAG GGACTTGGCCTTTGGATTGCAATTTCTCTTTTTGTGATTTACAACATACATACTCTATTAGAGCACCTTACAATTGGGTTGTCTATAACAAATTGGTGGAACAATCAAAGAATGTGTGTAATGAGAACCACGACTGCATGCTTTATTGGATTTTTGAGTGCTATGCTTAAGCTATCAGGGATTTCAGATACTGTGTTTGAAATAACAGAGAAGGAACACACAACTTCTGATGCTGATGGAAACAATGCAGATGCTGGAAGGTTCACGTTCGACGAGTCTCCAGTTTTTGTGGTAGGCACGACGATTTTGTTGGTGCATTTGGCAGGCATGGTGATAAAGTTATTGGGGTTGCAACCAAGTGATAGTGGAAATGGGAGTGGAATAGGAGAGTTCATTTGTAGCACATATCTGATAGTGTGTTACTTTCCATATTTGAAAGGATTGTTTGGCAGAGGAAAATATGGGATTCCCTTAACCACCATTTGCATGTCATCCGTGTTTGCATTAGTCTTTGTGCAACTTTGTAGAAGTAATATTATGAGTTGA